The Vitis riparia cultivar Riparia Gloire de Montpellier isolate 1030 chromosome 3, EGFV_Vit.rip_1.0, whole genome shotgun sequence genome includes a region encoding these proteins:
- the LOC117910732 gene encoding protein IN CHLOROPLAST ATPASE BIOGENESIS, chloroplastic-like has protein sequence MNVGVGVVHRPACATALPLRRGRARVQCSSSSSGHVSFIKDVAVTQPPEHLHCLLKMLQTRGETVISPGARQGLIPLAIPLSQKNSGAVTALLRWPTAPPQMEMPVVEVRKHGVWLLAKNVDQYIHRLLVEEDVNNSHETNGELFHASSEAGKKLYRMGDFADSQIANIDVYLLKKVGLFPDVLERKIMRHFEEGDDVSALVTGEFYTKKDLFPGFGRPFVFNAEVLLKVGRNSEAKDAARVALKSPWWTLGCKYEEVACIAQWEDEQIEYIKEKVTEEGRHEDLKKGKAPAQVALDEAAFLLDLASVEGTWADSLERIAECYKEAGLDEIARFILYND, from the exons ATGAACGTGGGCGTGGGAGTGGTGCACAGACCCGCTTGTGCAACTGCCCTGCCTCTCCGCCGCGGCAGAGCTAGGGTTCAGTGCTCTTCATCTTCCTCAG GGCATGTATCATTCATCAAAGATGTAGCTGTCACTCAGCCTCCTGAGCACCTTCATTGCTTGTTGAAAATGCTTCAAACGAGAG GTGAAACTGTGATTTCTCCCGGAGCTAGGCAAGGGTTGATCCCCCTTGCTATTCCTCTGTCACAGAAGAACTCAG GTGCTGTGACTGCACTGCTGCGGTGGCCAACAGCACCACCCCA AATGGAGATGCCAGTTGTGGAAGTTCGCAAGCATGGGGTGTGGCTTTTGGCCAAGAAT GTAGATCAATATATTCATAGACTGTTGGTTGAAGAAGATGTCAACAACTCACATGAAACTAATGGTGAGCTATTTCATGCTTCCTCTGAGGCTGGTAAGAAGCTTTATAGAATGGGTGATTTTGCTGATTCCCAGATTGCCAACATTGATGTCTATCTCTTAAAAAAG GTTGGGTTGTTTCCAGATGTGTTGGAGCGTAAAATCATGCGCCATTTTGAGGAAGGAGATGAT GTTTCAGCATTGGTGACAGGGGAGTTCTACACAAAGAAGGATCTGTTTCCAGGATTTGGGCGACCTTTTGTATTTAATGCAGAGGTTTTGCTGAA GGTTGGACGTAACTCAGAAGCTAAAGATGCTGCGAGGGTGGCTTTAAAATCACCATGGTGGACTTTGGGTTGCAAATACGAG GAAGTTGCTTGCATTGCACAATGGGAAGATGAGCAAATTGAATATATCAAAGAGAAAGTGACAGAGGAGGGTCGACATGAAGATCTTAAGAAGGGGAAAGCTCCTGCCCAG GTTGCATTGGATGAAGCTGCATTTTTGTTGGACTTAGCTTCTGTTGAAGGGACTTGGGCTGACTCTCTGGAGCGCATTGCTGAATGTTACAAGGAGGCTGGACTCGATGAAATTGCGAGATTTATTCTATACAATGATTGA
- the LOC117910723 gene encoding filament-like plant protein 7 isoform X2, with protein MDHKTWLWRKKSSMKTIVASDKPEMYLEGHEEEMPLTETLGLEGSMKNLNEKLAAVVDESKTKDDLVTKYARMAEEAIAGREKAEAEALSLKQELDEALNLGVAAKERLSHLDAALKQCMQQLTSLKEEQEQRIRDAVMKTLREFEKTQKNLEDNLTETSKRLTDLTVENTHLSKALLAKEKLIEDLCKIKSQADTEFKALMARLDSTEKENAFLKYEFRMLEKELEIRNEEREFNRRSAEAIHKQHLESVKKIAKLEAECQRLRLLVRKRLPGPAAVAKMKSEVETLGRDQTEMRRKKLNPMTGGLIARDGLVEKSSEIPSKKMSFLIERLCEVEEENKTLKEILTKKNNELHSPRLLCARTPSRFGQPEAQLGESPKSQKTMDLASCSPISNGHSLTSGFDIGSDDGISSSGSWANALISELEQFRHAKPKNPSECKTIVSDMSLMDDFVEMEKLAIVSADTHFQGSHVPSNTRNASANTLEKESGGFLSDSTGKELVPVAQDYSSSTDTKWETQSKDGSIGKSRDWLQDVLKVMLEQNCVSKRSLRELLNDIKIALGFVNDPSVVEADKAASSRHLGEPDSQPISGYITWKSMEFPMAGSLHEGSVIGTSVEGASHQQNQSDLSKSISKIIELIKSFNLTSLTNSNAPNEGSEGDKSSSPCKNSPTPADYLVHVFRWKSSELSSVLFQLINICNDLLSEKADLENFVGELALTLHWIMSNCITLQDGSSMRDEIKRHFGWGASQSESEPEVGVEGDHESKRQSYGWPLGAYSNDQNVFEIEKIQSNLQEENRGLKDELRKMESAKKDLEAKLQSATDNSQALMNQLEKSEQSIGSLRTELETLKDSKGLIEDQIENQKLINEELNTQLTVAKAKINEVLQKFSALEVEFEDKSNSCQELESTCLELQLQLESFPEKEVSEANQDQEGKQLQTGWEITAASVKLAECQETILNLGKQLKALASPRDRAIFDKVYSTTSTATNDKKLSHRSSLRDRMLADDDADTEVFKSPKIKEIISTAHIPSTLGSNNSNSFDAPDTHVEAPDAYHDSKHRAVTPAVGSLAIVPSKKKGGAGFLRKLLQRRRKGVSKRSLSYAKV; from the exons atggaccataaGACATGGCTTTGGAGGAAAAAATCCTCCATGAAGACAATTGTTGCAAGTGACAAACCCGAAatgtatttggaaggacatgaagaAGAG ATGCCTCTAACAGAGACATTAGGTCTAGAGGGATCCATGAAAAACCTAAATGAGAAGCTTGCTGCTGTTGTGGATGAATCTAAAACTAAAGACGATCTTGTGACCAAATATGCAAGAATGGCAGAAGAAGCCATTGCAG GTCGGGAGAAGGCAGAAGCAGAAGCATTGTCTCTGAAACAAGAATTAGATGAAGCGTTAAATCTGGGTGTAGCTGCAAAAGAAAGGCTAAGTCACTTGGATGCTGCACTGAAGCAATGTATGCAGCAGTTAACTTCTCTAAAAGAAGAACAGGAGCAAAGAATTCGTGATGCTGTTATGAAGACATTGAGAGAATTTGAAAAGACACAGAAAAACTTAGAAGATAATTTAACAGAAACAAGTAAAAGGCTTACAGACTTAACTGTTGAGAATACTCATCTGAGTAAGGCCCTTCTAGCCAAAGAGAAATTGATTGAAGATCTATGTAAAATAAAGTCCCAGGCAGATACAGAATTCAAGGCACTAATGGCTAGACTAGATTccacagagaaagaaaatgctTTTCTAAAATATGAGTTTCGCATGCTTGAGAAGGAGCTTGAGATCCGGAATGAGGAGAGGGAATTTAACAGGAGATCTGCTGAGGCAATACACAAGCAACACTTGGAGAGTGTGAAGAAAATTGCAAAGTTAGAAGCAGAATGCCAGAGATTACGTCTCCTAGTGCGAAAGAGACTTCCAGGTCCTGCTGCTGTGGCAAAGATGAAGAGTGAAGTTGAAACGCTGGGAAGAGATCAGACAGAGATGAGGAGAAAAAAGTTGAATCCCATGACAGGAGGTTTGATCGCCAGAGATGGCCTTGTGGAAAAGTCTTCTGAAATTCCCAGTAAGAAGATGAGTTTCCTTATCGAGCGGTTATGTGAAgtggaagaagaaaacaaaactctAAAAGAAATTCTAACCAAGAAAAACAATGAACTCCATTCACCAAGACTTTTGTGTGCTCGAACACCCTCTAGATTTGGACAGCCTGAAGCTCAGCTTGGGGAGTCTCCAAAAAGCCAGAAAACTATGGATCTGGCAAGCTGTAGTCCCATATCAAATGGACACTCTCTAACTTCTGGTTTTGACATTGGCAGCGATGATGGGATTAGCAGCTCAGGTTCATGGGCCAATGCTTTAATATCAGAACTGGAACAATTCCGACATGCGAAGCCCAAGAATCCTTCAGAATGCAAAACTATTGTATCAGATATGAGTTTAATGGATGATTTTGTTGAGATGGAGAAATTAGCAATAGTTTCTGCAGATACACATTTTCAAGGTTCTCATGTTCCTTCAAACACAAGAAATGCCTCTGCAAATACCCTGGAAAAGGAGTCTGGTGGGTTTCTCTCAGATTCAACAGGTAAGGAATTAGTTCCAGTAGCGCAAGATTACTCCAGCTCCACTGACACAAAATGGGAGACTCAATCAAAGGATGGATCCATTGGAAAATCTCGTGATTGGCTTCAGGATGTTTTGAAGGTGATGTTGGAGCAGAACTGTGTTTCAAAAAGAAGCCTTCGTGAACTTCTCAATGACATTAAAATTGCTTTGGGTTTTGTGAATGATCCAAGTGTTGTTGAAGCTGATAAAGCAGCAAGTTCAAGGCATCTGGGAGAACCTGACTCTCAACCTATTAGTGGCTACATCACTTGGAAGTCCATGGAGTTTCCCATGGCGGGTTCACTTCACGAAGGTTCTGTTATTGGCACCTCAGTGGAAGGAGCAAGCCATCAGCAGAATCAATCTGATCTGAGCAAGTCAATCTCCAAAATTATAGAGCTTATCAAATCATTCAATCTAACATCTCTAACCAATAGTAATGCTCCAAATGAAGGGTCAGAGGGGGACAAGAGTTCCTCACCGTGTAAGAACTCACCAACACCTGCAGATTACTTGGTTCATGTTTTTCGATGGAAGAGCTCTGAATTAAGTAGTGTTCTATTTCAACTCATTAACATTTGTAATGATCTTTTGAGTGAAAAAGCtgatcttgaaaattttgtgggGGAATTGGCACTTACTTTgcactggattatgagcaactGCATTACCCTTCAAGATGGTTCAAGCATGAGAGATGAGATAAAGAGGCATTTTGGTTGGGGTGCATCACAAAGTGAAAGTGAACCTGAAGTTGGAGTCGAAGGCGATCATGAATCCAAAAGGCAGTCATATGGTTGGCCCTTGGGTGCTTATTCAAATGatcaaaatgtttttgaaatcgAGAAGATTCAGTCTAATCTGCAAGAAGAAAATAGGGGGCTGAAAGATGAGTTGAGGAAGATGGAATCTGCAAAGAAAGATTTGGAAGCAAAGCTACAGTCAGCAACTGATAACAGCCAGGCCTTGATGAATCAGCTTGAGAAATCAGAACAGAGCATTGGAAGCTTAAGGACAGAACTGGAAACCTTGAAAGACTCAAAGGGGTTGATTGAGGATCAAATTGAGAATCAGAAGTTGATTAATGAAGAGCTCAACACCCAGCTCACAGTTGCCAAAGCTAAAATAAACGAGGTTCTCCAGAAGTTTTCAGCGTTGGAAGTGGAATTTGAGGATAAAAGTAACTCCTGCCAAGAACTAGAATCAACATGTCTTGAGCTTCAGCTCCAGCTAGAAAG TTTCCCGGAGAAGGAAGTTTCAGAGGCCAACCAAGATCAAGAAGGAAAGCAACTCCAAACT GGCTGGGAGATCACAGCAGCTTCAGTGAAGTTGGCAGAGTGCCAAGAAACCATCCTAAACCTAGGGAAGCAGTTAAAGGCTCTAGCTTCACCAAGGGATAGAGCAATTTTTGACAAAGTTTATTCTACAACCAGCACGGCTACAAACGACAAGAAGTTGAGCCATCGCTCCTCCCTTCGGGATCGAATGCTAGCTGATGATGATGCTGACACTGAGGTCTTCAAGTCCCCcaagataaaagaaattataagcACTGCCCATATACCATCCACTCTTGGCTCCAATAATTCCAATTCCTTTGATGCTCCTGATACCCATGTAGAAGCCCCAGATGCATATCATGATTCGAAGCACAGAGCAGTCACTCCTGCTGTCGGGTCACTTGCAATAGTGCCAAGCAAGAAAAAGGGAGGGGCAGGTTTCTTAAGGAAGCTATTGCAGAGGAGGAGGAAAGGAGTTAGTAAGAGGTCTCTCTCCTATGCCAAGGTGTAG
- the LOC117910723 gene encoding filament-like plant protein 7 isoform X1: MQESEIMDHKTWLWRKKSSMKTIVASDKPEMYLEGHEEEMPLTETLGLEGSMKNLNEKLAAVVDESKTKDDLVTKYARMAEEAIAGREKAEAEALSLKQELDEALNLGVAAKERLSHLDAALKQCMQQLTSLKEEQEQRIRDAVMKTLREFEKTQKNLEDNLTETSKRLTDLTVENTHLSKALLAKEKLIEDLCKIKSQADTEFKALMARLDSTEKENAFLKYEFRMLEKELEIRNEEREFNRRSAEAIHKQHLESVKKIAKLEAECQRLRLLVRKRLPGPAAVAKMKSEVETLGRDQTEMRRKKLNPMTGGLIARDGLVEKSSEIPSKKMSFLIERLCEVEEENKTLKEILTKKNNELHSPRLLCARTPSRFGQPEAQLGESPKSQKTMDLASCSPISNGHSLTSGFDIGSDDGISSSGSWANALISELEQFRHAKPKNPSECKTIVSDMSLMDDFVEMEKLAIVSADTHFQGSHVPSNTRNASANTLEKESGGFLSDSTGKELVPVAQDYSSSTDTKWETQSKDGSIGKSRDWLQDVLKVMLEQNCVSKRSLRELLNDIKIALGFVNDPSVVEADKAASSRHLGEPDSQPISGYITWKSMEFPMAGSLHEGSVIGTSVEGASHQQNQSDLSKSISKIIELIKSFNLTSLTNSNAPNEGSEGDKSSSPCKNSPTPADYLVHVFRWKSSELSSVLFQLINICNDLLSEKADLENFVGELALTLHWIMSNCITLQDGSSMRDEIKRHFGWGASQSESEPEVGVEGDHESKRQSYGWPLGAYSNDQNVFEIEKIQSNLQEENRGLKDELRKMESAKKDLEAKLQSATDNSQALMNQLEKSEQSIGSLRTELETLKDSKGLIEDQIENQKLINEELNTQLTVAKAKINEVLQKFSALEVEFEDKSNSCQELESTCLELQLQLESFPEKEVSEANQDQEGKQLQTGWEITAASVKLAECQETILNLGKQLKALASPRDRAIFDKVYSTTSTATNDKKLSHRSSLRDRMLADDDADTEVFKSPKIKEIISTAHIPSTLGSNNSNSFDAPDTHVEAPDAYHDSKHRAVTPAVGSLAIVPSKKKGGAGFLRKLLQRRRKGVSKRSLSYAKV; this comes from the exons ATGCAAG AAtctgaaattatggaccataaGACATGGCTTTGGAGGAAAAAATCCTCCATGAAGACAATTGTTGCAAGTGACAAACCCGAAatgtatttggaaggacatgaagaAGAG ATGCCTCTAACAGAGACATTAGGTCTAGAGGGATCCATGAAAAACCTAAATGAGAAGCTTGCTGCTGTTGTGGATGAATCTAAAACTAAAGACGATCTTGTGACCAAATATGCAAGAATGGCAGAAGAAGCCATTGCAG GTCGGGAGAAGGCAGAAGCAGAAGCATTGTCTCTGAAACAAGAATTAGATGAAGCGTTAAATCTGGGTGTAGCTGCAAAAGAAAGGCTAAGTCACTTGGATGCTGCACTGAAGCAATGTATGCAGCAGTTAACTTCTCTAAAAGAAGAACAGGAGCAAAGAATTCGTGATGCTGTTATGAAGACATTGAGAGAATTTGAAAAGACACAGAAAAACTTAGAAGATAATTTAACAGAAACAAGTAAAAGGCTTACAGACTTAACTGTTGAGAATACTCATCTGAGTAAGGCCCTTCTAGCCAAAGAGAAATTGATTGAAGATCTATGTAAAATAAAGTCCCAGGCAGATACAGAATTCAAGGCACTAATGGCTAGACTAGATTccacagagaaagaaaatgctTTTCTAAAATATGAGTTTCGCATGCTTGAGAAGGAGCTTGAGATCCGGAATGAGGAGAGGGAATTTAACAGGAGATCTGCTGAGGCAATACACAAGCAACACTTGGAGAGTGTGAAGAAAATTGCAAAGTTAGAAGCAGAATGCCAGAGATTACGTCTCCTAGTGCGAAAGAGACTTCCAGGTCCTGCTGCTGTGGCAAAGATGAAGAGTGAAGTTGAAACGCTGGGAAGAGATCAGACAGAGATGAGGAGAAAAAAGTTGAATCCCATGACAGGAGGTTTGATCGCCAGAGATGGCCTTGTGGAAAAGTCTTCTGAAATTCCCAGTAAGAAGATGAGTTTCCTTATCGAGCGGTTATGTGAAgtggaagaagaaaacaaaactctAAAAGAAATTCTAACCAAGAAAAACAATGAACTCCATTCACCAAGACTTTTGTGTGCTCGAACACCCTCTAGATTTGGACAGCCTGAAGCTCAGCTTGGGGAGTCTCCAAAAAGCCAGAAAACTATGGATCTGGCAAGCTGTAGTCCCATATCAAATGGACACTCTCTAACTTCTGGTTTTGACATTGGCAGCGATGATGGGATTAGCAGCTCAGGTTCATGGGCCAATGCTTTAATATCAGAACTGGAACAATTCCGACATGCGAAGCCCAAGAATCCTTCAGAATGCAAAACTATTGTATCAGATATGAGTTTAATGGATGATTTTGTTGAGATGGAGAAATTAGCAATAGTTTCTGCAGATACACATTTTCAAGGTTCTCATGTTCCTTCAAACACAAGAAATGCCTCTGCAAATACCCTGGAAAAGGAGTCTGGTGGGTTTCTCTCAGATTCAACAGGTAAGGAATTAGTTCCAGTAGCGCAAGATTACTCCAGCTCCACTGACACAAAATGGGAGACTCAATCAAAGGATGGATCCATTGGAAAATCTCGTGATTGGCTTCAGGATGTTTTGAAGGTGATGTTGGAGCAGAACTGTGTTTCAAAAAGAAGCCTTCGTGAACTTCTCAATGACATTAAAATTGCTTTGGGTTTTGTGAATGATCCAAGTGTTGTTGAAGCTGATAAAGCAGCAAGTTCAAGGCATCTGGGAGAACCTGACTCTCAACCTATTAGTGGCTACATCACTTGGAAGTCCATGGAGTTTCCCATGGCGGGTTCACTTCACGAAGGTTCTGTTATTGGCACCTCAGTGGAAGGAGCAAGCCATCAGCAGAATCAATCTGATCTGAGCAAGTCAATCTCCAAAATTATAGAGCTTATCAAATCATTCAATCTAACATCTCTAACCAATAGTAATGCTCCAAATGAAGGGTCAGAGGGGGACAAGAGTTCCTCACCGTGTAAGAACTCACCAACACCTGCAGATTACTTGGTTCATGTTTTTCGATGGAAGAGCTCTGAATTAAGTAGTGTTCTATTTCAACTCATTAACATTTGTAATGATCTTTTGAGTGAAAAAGCtgatcttgaaaattttgtgggGGAATTGGCACTTACTTTgcactggattatgagcaactGCATTACCCTTCAAGATGGTTCAAGCATGAGAGATGAGATAAAGAGGCATTTTGGTTGGGGTGCATCACAAAGTGAAAGTGAACCTGAAGTTGGAGTCGAAGGCGATCATGAATCCAAAAGGCAGTCATATGGTTGGCCCTTGGGTGCTTATTCAAATGatcaaaatgtttttgaaatcgAGAAGATTCAGTCTAATCTGCAAGAAGAAAATAGGGGGCTGAAAGATGAGTTGAGGAAGATGGAATCTGCAAAGAAAGATTTGGAAGCAAAGCTACAGTCAGCAACTGATAACAGCCAGGCCTTGATGAATCAGCTTGAGAAATCAGAACAGAGCATTGGAAGCTTAAGGACAGAACTGGAAACCTTGAAAGACTCAAAGGGGTTGATTGAGGATCAAATTGAGAATCAGAAGTTGATTAATGAAGAGCTCAACACCCAGCTCACAGTTGCCAAAGCTAAAATAAACGAGGTTCTCCAGAAGTTTTCAGCGTTGGAAGTGGAATTTGAGGATAAAAGTAACTCCTGCCAAGAACTAGAATCAACATGTCTTGAGCTTCAGCTCCAGCTAGAAAG TTTCCCGGAGAAGGAAGTTTCAGAGGCCAACCAAGATCAAGAAGGAAAGCAACTCCAAACT GGCTGGGAGATCACAGCAGCTTCAGTGAAGTTGGCAGAGTGCCAAGAAACCATCCTAAACCTAGGGAAGCAGTTAAAGGCTCTAGCTTCACCAAGGGATAGAGCAATTTTTGACAAAGTTTATTCTACAACCAGCACGGCTACAAACGACAAGAAGTTGAGCCATCGCTCCTCCCTTCGGGATCGAATGCTAGCTGATGATGATGCTGACACTGAGGTCTTCAAGTCCCCcaagataaaagaaattataagcACTGCCCATATACCATCCACTCTTGGCTCCAATAATTCCAATTCCTTTGATGCTCCTGATACCCATGTAGAAGCCCCAGATGCATATCATGATTCGAAGCACAGAGCAGTCACTCCTGCTGTCGGGTCACTTGCAATAGTGCCAAGCAAGAAAAAGGGAGGGGCAGGTTTCTTAAGGAAGCTATTGCAGAGGAGGAGGAAAGGAGTTAGTAAGAGGTCTCTCTCCTATGCCAAGGTGTAG